From Kogia breviceps isolate mKogBre1 chromosome 2, mKogBre1 haplotype 1, whole genome shotgun sequence, one genomic window encodes:
- the ENTPD1 gene encoding ectonucleoside triphosphate diphosphohydrolase 1 isoform X1 has translation MEDRRESEVKIFCCKNIVGILGFSSVIAVTALLALGLTQNKPLPENVKFGIVLDAGSSHTNLYIYKWPAEKENDTGVVTQIEECKVKGPGISEFAQKLSEIDIYLTACMERAREVIPTSRHTETPVYLGATAGMRLLRMENGRLADKILAAVANSISSYPFDFQGARIITGQEEGAYGWITINYLLGRFTQKLSWFNLKPSEGDTQETYGALDLGGASTQITFVPRNETTESSNNTLHFRLYGKNYGVYTHSFLCYGKDQALLQKLSKDLQGTNGTIRDPCFHSGYRRKMNMSDLYEAPCIRRFEATFPFLPFTEVEIRGTGNYRQCRRSILQLFNTSYCPYSSCSFNGIFLPPLQGKFGAFSAFYYVMEFLNLTSEEQSTHKKMINTLEKFCSQPWEELQMYFGEVKEKYLSEYCFSGTYILALLLNGYHFTAESWKNIHFMGKVRSTSVGWTLGYMLNLTNMIPSEEPLSTPLSHSTYVFLMVLFSLMLVIVVIIGIFIFHKPSYFWKDMV, from the exons TTTGGGATTGTGCTGGATGCGGGCTCTTCTCACACGAATTTGTACATCTATAAGTGGCCAGCAGAAAAGGAGAATGACACAGGGGTGGTGACTCAGATAGAAGAGTGCAAAGTAAAAG gtCCTGGAATCTCAGAATTTGCtcaaaaattaagtgaaatagaCATTTATCTGACTGCATGCATGGAAAGAGCCAGGGAAGTGATTCCAACATCCCGGCACACAGAGACACCTGTTTACTTGGGAGCCACAGCAGGCATGCGGTTGCTCAG GATGGAAAATGGACGGTTGGCAGACAAGATCCTGGCTGCGGTGGCAAACAGCATCAGCAGCTACCCCTTTGACTTCCAGGGTGCCAGAATCATCACTGGCCAAGAGGAAGGTGCCTATGGCTGGATTACTATCAACTATCTGCTGGGCAGATTCACTCAG AAATTGAGTTGGTTTAACCTGAAACCAAGTGAAGGCGATACTCAGGAAACCTATGGAGCTTTAGACCTTGGGGGAGCCTCTACGCAAATCACTTTTGTGCCCCGAAACGAAACGACTGAGTCTTCTAACAACACTCTGCACTTTCGCCTCTATGGCAAGAACTacggtgtatacacacacagctTCTTGTGCTATGGGAAGGATCAAGCCCTCTTGCAGAAACTGTCCAAGGACCTTCAG GGTACAAATGGAACCATCCGTGACCCATGCTTTCACTCTGGATACCGGAGGAAAATGAACATGAGTGACCTTTATGAGGCTCCCTGCATCAGGAGATTTGAGGcgacttttccatttcttccattcaCTGAAGTTGAAATCCGTGGCACTGGAAACTATCGACAATGCCGGCGAAGCATCCTTCAACTCTTTAACACCAGTTACTGCCCTTACTCCAGCTGTTCCTTCAATGGGATTTTCTTGCCACCCCTCCAAGGGAAGTTCGGG GCATTTTCAGCTTTTTACTATGTGATGGAGTTTTTAAACCTTACATCAGAGGAACAGTCAACTCATAAAAAGATGATTAACACGTTGGAAAAGTTCTGCTCTCAGCCTTGGGAAGAG CTGCAGATGTATTTTGGTGAAGTGAAGGAGAAGTACCTGAGTGAATACTGCTTTTCTGGCACCTACATCCTCGCTCTTCTTCTGAATGGCtatcattttacagctgagtcCTGGAAGAATATTCACTTCATGGGCAAG GTCCGGAGCACCAGCGTCGGGTGGACTTTGGGCTACATGCTGAACCTGACCAACATGATCCCATCTGAAGAGCCATTGTCCACACCTCTCTCCCACTCCACATATGTCTTCCTCATGGTCCTCTTCTCCCTGATGCTGGTCATAGTGGTCATAATAGGCATATTTATCTTTCACAAGCCTTCGTATTTCTGGAAAGACATGGTATAG
- the ENTPD1 gene encoding ectonucleoside triphosphate diphosphohydrolase 1 isoform X2, producing the protein MERAREVIPTSRHTETPVYLGATAGMRLLRMENGRLADKILAAVANSISSYPFDFQGARIITGQEEGAYGWITINYLLGRFTQKLSWFNLKPSEGDTQETYGALDLGGASTQITFVPRNETTESSNNTLHFRLYGKNYGVYTHSFLCYGKDQALLQKLSKDLQGTNGTIRDPCFHSGYRRKMNMSDLYEAPCIRRFEATFPFLPFTEVEIRGTGNYRQCRRSILQLFNTSYCPYSSCSFNGIFLPPLQGKFGAFSAFYYVMEFLNLTSEEQSTHKKMINTLEKFCSQPWEELQMYFGEVKEKYLSEYCFSGTYILALLLNGYHFTAESWKNIHFMGKVRSTSVGWTLGYMLNLTNMIPSEEPLSTPLSHSTYVFLMVLFSLMLVIVVIIGIFIFHKPSYFWKDMV; encoded by the exons ATGGAAAGAGCCAGGGAAGTGATTCCAACATCCCGGCACACAGAGACACCTGTTTACTTGGGAGCCACAGCAGGCATGCGGTTGCTCAG GATGGAAAATGGACGGTTGGCAGACAAGATCCTGGCTGCGGTGGCAAACAGCATCAGCAGCTACCCCTTTGACTTCCAGGGTGCCAGAATCATCACTGGCCAAGAGGAAGGTGCCTATGGCTGGATTACTATCAACTATCTGCTGGGCAGATTCACTCAG AAATTGAGTTGGTTTAACCTGAAACCAAGTGAAGGCGATACTCAGGAAACCTATGGAGCTTTAGACCTTGGGGGAGCCTCTACGCAAATCACTTTTGTGCCCCGAAACGAAACGACTGAGTCTTCTAACAACACTCTGCACTTTCGCCTCTATGGCAAGAACTacggtgtatacacacacagctTCTTGTGCTATGGGAAGGATCAAGCCCTCTTGCAGAAACTGTCCAAGGACCTTCAG GGTACAAATGGAACCATCCGTGACCCATGCTTTCACTCTGGATACCGGAGGAAAATGAACATGAGTGACCTTTATGAGGCTCCCTGCATCAGGAGATTTGAGGcgacttttccatttcttccattcaCTGAAGTTGAAATCCGTGGCACTGGAAACTATCGACAATGCCGGCGAAGCATCCTTCAACTCTTTAACACCAGTTACTGCCCTTACTCCAGCTGTTCCTTCAATGGGATTTTCTTGCCACCCCTCCAAGGGAAGTTCGGG GCATTTTCAGCTTTTTACTATGTGATGGAGTTTTTAAACCTTACATCAGAGGAACAGTCAACTCATAAAAAGATGATTAACACGTTGGAAAAGTTCTGCTCTCAGCCTTGGGAAGAG CTGCAGATGTATTTTGGTGAAGTGAAGGAGAAGTACCTGAGTGAATACTGCTTTTCTGGCACCTACATCCTCGCTCTTCTTCTGAATGGCtatcattttacagctgagtcCTGGAAGAATATTCACTTCATGGGCAAG GTCCGGAGCACCAGCGTCGGGTGGACTTTGGGCTACATGCTGAACCTGACCAACATGATCCCATCTGAAGAGCCATTGTCCACACCTCTCTCCCACTCCACATATGTCTTCCTCATGGTCCTCTTCTCCCTGATGCTGGTCATAGTGGTCATAATAGGCATATTTATCTTTCACAAGCCTTCGTATTTCTGGAAAGACATGGTATAG
- the ENTPD1 gene encoding ectonucleoside triphosphate diphosphohydrolase 1 isoform X3 has translation MHGKSQGSDSNIPAHRDTCLLGSHSRHAVAQKLSWFNLKPSEGDTQETYGALDLGGASTQITFVPRNETTESSNNTLHFRLYGKNYGVYTHSFLCYGKDQALLQKLSKDLQGTNGTIRDPCFHSGYRRKMNMSDLYEAPCIRRFEATFPFLPFTEVEIRGTGNYRQCRRSILQLFNTSYCPYSSCSFNGIFLPPLQGKFGAFSAFYYVMEFLNLTSEEQSTHKKMINTLEKFCSQPWEELQMYFGEVKEKYLSEYCFSGTYILALLLNGYHFTAESWKNIHFMGKVRSTSVGWTLGYMLNLTNMIPSEEPLSTPLSHSTYVFLMVLFSLMLVIVVIIGIFIFHKPSYFWKDMV, from the exons ATGCATGGAAAGAGCCAGGGAAGTGATTCCAACATCCCGGCACACAGAGACACCTGTTTACTTGGGAGCCACAGCAGGCATGCGGTTGCTCAG AAATTGAGTTGGTTTAACCTGAAACCAAGTGAAGGCGATACTCAGGAAACCTATGGAGCTTTAGACCTTGGGGGAGCCTCTACGCAAATCACTTTTGTGCCCCGAAACGAAACGACTGAGTCTTCTAACAACACTCTGCACTTTCGCCTCTATGGCAAGAACTacggtgtatacacacacagctTCTTGTGCTATGGGAAGGATCAAGCCCTCTTGCAGAAACTGTCCAAGGACCTTCAG GGTACAAATGGAACCATCCGTGACCCATGCTTTCACTCTGGATACCGGAGGAAAATGAACATGAGTGACCTTTATGAGGCTCCCTGCATCAGGAGATTTGAGGcgacttttccatttcttccattcaCTGAAGTTGAAATCCGTGGCACTGGAAACTATCGACAATGCCGGCGAAGCATCCTTCAACTCTTTAACACCAGTTACTGCCCTTACTCCAGCTGTTCCTTCAATGGGATTTTCTTGCCACCCCTCCAAGGGAAGTTCGGG GCATTTTCAGCTTTTTACTATGTGATGGAGTTTTTAAACCTTACATCAGAGGAACAGTCAACTCATAAAAAGATGATTAACACGTTGGAAAAGTTCTGCTCTCAGCCTTGGGAAGAG CTGCAGATGTATTTTGGTGAAGTGAAGGAGAAGTACCTGAGTGAATACTGCTTTTCTGGCACCTACATCCTCGCTCTTCTTCTGAATGGCtatcattttacagctgagtcCTGGAAGAATATTCACTTCATGGGCAAG GTCCGGAGCACCAGCGTCGGGTGGACTTTGGGCTACATGCTGAACCTGACCAACATGATCCCATCTGAAGAGCCATTGTCCACACCTCTCTCCCACTCCACATATGTCTTCCTCATGGTCCTCTTCTCCCTGATGCTGGTCATAGTGGTCATAATAGGCATATTTATCTTTCACAAGCCTTCGTATTTCTGGAAAGACATGGTATAG